Proteins co-encoded in one Aspergillus fumigatus Af293 chromosome 6, whole genome shotgun sequence genomic window:
- a CDS encoding putative Rab geranylgeranyl transferase escort protein: MESLAETPWDVTISGTGLAQSLLALALSRSGKKVLHIDRNPYYGGSEAAFSLQEAENWVSQVNQEPKSFPFEDASILKPQQTEECNARLASSRAYTLTLSPQLIYCRSTLLPTLVSSKVYRQLEFQVVGSWWIYRPSSNSASGSSSTTVNAFSDLYRVPSSREDVFADDVISVKSKRTLMRFLRRIANPQQNDECSSEQEDLTGSFPDYLNSSFHVPAELHDPLLSLSLAQSPPTQTSAEYAVTRIKRHLTSIGVFGPGFGSLVAKWGGGSEISQVACRALAVGGGVYVLDSGIQSVRNDPIEADNGDVGRIEAQLANDESIKTRFLVGSNWDLPANVLESAHYEKVSRSITVVSSSLESLFPVTAEGGPIPVCAVVVFPGALLGQRDDSPSVYILVHSSETGECPPGQSVLYSSISISGPDGQSLLESAVQKLLQSSADPNAKILWCLRFTQLGRPSRDVRGTPGIQRSSLSANILSFPPPSLDLAFDDGVIDTVKEAWKIIMGDQASDDFMNFEDREGAYDAE, from the exons ATGGAGTCGTTGGCAGAGACGCCATGGGATGTAACAATCTCTGGTACAGGGCTGGCGCAGTCACTTCTGGCATT GGCCCTCTCGCGGTCAGGCAAGAAGGTACTTCACATTGACCGTAATCCATATTATGGAGGTTCTGAGGCAGCATTCAGCCTTCAGGAAGCTGAGAACTGGGTTTCCCAAGTGAATCAAG AACCGAAGTCTTTCCCCTTTGAAGACGCGTCCATTTTGAAGCCCCAGCAAACAGAGGAGTGCAACGCTCGACTAGCTTCTTCTCGAGCATACACACTTACGTTGTCACCGCAACTGATCTACTGCCGTTCTACATTGTTGCCCACGCTAGTGTCCTCGAAGGTCTACCGCCAGCTTGAATTTCAGGTCGTTGGAAGCTGGTGGATTTACAGACCTTCGAGCAACTCGGCTTCCGGGAGCAGTAGCACGACTGTCAATGCATTCTCAGATTTGTACCGTGTGCCGAGCAGCCGCGAAGATGTTTTCGCCGATGATGTGATTAGCGTTAAATCAAAGCGAACGCTGATGAGGTTTCTCCGACGCATCGCCAATCCTCAACAAAATGATGAATGCTCGTCGGAACAGGAGGATCTGACCGGTTCATTCCCAGACTATCTCAACTCCAGTTTCCATGTCCCTGCCGAACTTCACGATCCCCTTCTATCGCTTTCATTGGCCCAGAGTCCTCCGACCCAGACATCAGCCGAATATGCGGTAACGCGCATCAAGCGGCACTTGACCTCTATAGGTGTCTTCGGTCCTGGATTTGGAAGTTTGGTTGCCAAATGGGGTGGAGGATCCGAGATCTCTCAAGTGGCCTGCCGAGCTCTCGCTGTCGGGGGCGGAGTGTACGTCTTGGATTCTGGGATCCAGTCGGTCAGAAATGACCCCATTGAGGCCGACAATGGCGATGTTGGGCGCATCGAGGCTCAACTTGCCAATGATGAGTCGATTAAAACTCGATTTCTAGTTGGTTCAAACTGGGACCTCCCTGCAAATGTCCTGGAATCTGCTCATTATGAAAAGGTTTCGCGGTCAATCACGGTTGTCTCTTCGTCACTAGAAAGTCTCTTTCCGGTTACTGCAGAAGGTGGCCCAATTCCTGTATGCGCAGTTGTGGTATTCCCAGGAGCACTTTTGGGTCAAAGAGATGACTCACCCTCAGTATATATTCTGGTTCACTCCAGCGAGACTGGCGAGTGTCCACCAGGACAAA GTGTCTTGTACTCTAGTATCTCCATATCCGGACCTGATGGTCAATCGCTTCTTGAAAGTGCAGTACAAAAACTCCTTCAGTCCAGTGCAGATCCcaatgcaaagatcttgtGGTGTTTGCGTTTTACACAGTTGGGGCGCCCTAGCCGGGATGTCCGTGGTACCCCTGGAATTCAAAGAAGCTCACTGTCGGCGAATATACTCTCCTTCCCGCCTCCCAGCCTTGATCTTGCCTTTGACGATGGGGTCATTGACACGGTGAAGGAAGCGTGGAAGATAATCATGGGCGATCAAGCTTCAGATGACTTTATGAATTTCGAGGACCGCGAAGGTGCTTACGATGCTGAATGA
- the cyp1 gene encoding putative peptidyl prolyl cis-trans isomerase (CypC), translated as MATDVVFDTSMGSFTVELYNEHAPKTCRNFATLAQRGYYNNVIFHRIIPNFMVQTGDPTGTGRGGSSIYGEKFEDEIHPGLKHTGAGVLSMANSGPNTNGSQFFITLAPTPWLDGKHTIFGRVKSGMRVIQRMGLVKTNSEDRPVDEVKIIRAKVVEEGDE; from the exons ATGGCGACTGACGTGGTATTTGATACGAGCATG GGCTCATTCACAGTAGAGCTTTACAATGAGCATGCGCCAAAG ACTTGCAGGAATTTCGCGACTCTGGCGCAACGAGGTTATTACAACAACGTGATTTTCCACCGCATTATCCCCAACTTCATGGTACAGACCGGCGATCCTACTGGTACCGGCAGGGGAGGCAGTTCAATCTACGGCGAGAAGtttgaggatgagattcaTCCGGGTCTCAAGCACACAGGAGCTGGTGTGTTGAGCATGGCGAACAGTGGACCCAACACCAACGGCAGccagttcttcatcacccTTGCGCCTACACCGTGGTTAGATGGAAAGCACACAATTTTCGGTCGAGTGAAAAGTGGAATGCGAGTAATACAGCGAATGGGACTCGTCAAGACGAATTCTGAGGATAGGCCTGTCGACGAGGTCAAGATTATTCGCGCCAAAGTCGtggaagaaggcgatgagTGA
- a CDS encoding aspartic endopeptidase encodes MDEVSPLAELLGQAIYQYTKIKPFLPTYGHLLVSALFPIYIGAHASLSRPSSAAKPPKKDTNNIETDNEEEDEEGLSPVQKMEGLEPSDALMFPLTAGLTLGGLYLIIKWLDDPAILNKVLSFYFSQMGLFFAVAFLKDCLLVFRSFLFPRRYRFAGRIWRAKQSERVFKADQQDSTQGALLALSTVGYFAFVAKPWWLTNFLGFSFCYGALQFMSPSTFKTGSLILGSLFLYDIYFVFYTPLMVTVATKLDVPIKLLFPRPPAPGEAPDVVSLAMLGLGDIVIPGMMVGLALRFDLPFPNLISRPACLGTLSE; translated from the exons ATGGACGAGGTTAGTCCACTTGCGGAGCTCTTGGGGCAGGCCATCTACCAGTACACGAAGATCAAACCTTTCCTACCGACATACGGCCATCTACTTGTTTCGGCTCTCTTTCCTATTTACATTGGCGCCCATGCATCCCTTTCGAGACCCTCGTCTGCTGCCAAACCTCCCAAGAAAGACACGAATAACATCGAAACAGAcaatgaggaagaagacgaggaaggacTGAGCCCCGTCCAGAAGATGGAGGGTCTTGAGCCCAGTGATGCGCTAATGTTCCCGTTGACTGCCGGTCTCACTCTCGGTGGTCTCTATTTGATCATCAAATGGTTGGATGATCCAGCCATATTGAACAAGGTCCTGAGCTTTTACTTTTCTCAGATGGGACTCTTTTTCGCAGTCGCATTCCTGAAGGACTGTCTTTTGGTCTTTcgatcctttcttttccctcgcCGATATCGATTCGCTGGCAGGATTTGGAGGGCGAAACAGTCGGAACGAGTTTTTAAAGCCGATCAGCAGGACTCGACGCAGGG TGCGCTGCTAGCTCTGTCTACTGTTGGGTATTTCGCATTTGTTGCGAAACCATGGTGGCTGACAAACTTTCTGGGTTTCAGCTTCTGTTACGGCGCGCTGCAGTTCATGTCACCATCAACGTTCAAAACTGGGTCACTTATTCTGGGCTCGTTGTTTCTCTATGATATCTACTTTGTTTTTTATACCCCGTTAATGGTGACAGTCGCTACAAAACTAGATGTACCAATCAAGCTTTTGTTTCCCCGGCCACCTGCTCCTGGTGAAGCCCCGGATGTTGTTTCCTTGGCGATGCTGGGCCTGGGGGACATTGTCATTCCCGGTATGAT